A region of the Coffea eugenioides isolate CCC68of unplaced genomic scaffold, Ceug_1.0 ScVebR1_3129;HRSCAF=4283, whole genome shotgun sequence genome:
ACTctaatggattgcattttcatgctaggcctacccttggcacaaaaagggttcccccataggacatgcataccgattttgtattcttgttcactaactcggggtatttttcttttgtttcccccctcccctgcattcataaaaatgttgcaataagatgaaaatatttccctatattggataacaatttttgatccgataaagtttggaaagtattatttgattcttgggcagatccaacaatggaaacctgaaagatccatttgaaagctctaggttaagagcttctaagagagttcataattgttttcaaggaaatttctgtatatttgacttgttaatatatttttgtgtcaaaagagaaggaaacaaaagggatatatatgtggagctctttagaaactttctattctcatttgtatcataattgaacgagaaattttgtttcaaactttttcagcaataaaatttttggacaattattgttttgtgtatattcatgtacatttcattctttattgagctcattaagagatttcatggtgaattttaagaaataagctcaaattgagatttttcaacctttggcctgaaaactcacaaatgtatacaccagattggtgatccgagctacacaataagagtgctcaaaaattgaaagaggtcattcagaaggcccatgagataccttttctccttcacttaaccccaaaataaaatcagtcacattgatcgaTAAATTGCAagttggggcaacttttgcttgaaaatgtccgctgtgtctaatccgattcaatcacatctaagtgaaagcaaaaatgtgcgttatccttgtttgttttgaaaatttggaatgaaacttcgagcattcgtttcactacctatacaCACTTTATCATTTGCTtccccatttgagcctttgaaagaataatttcgtttcaaataagtgccttagtgatcactacccttcattgaaaaattttcaaatatcaaaaaagggaatggattttcaatgagcatttcgttactttgattgtcatgaagcgtaagaatgatactttggccatcatttctacaatctaaacactgatcatcccttgcatcctcgtttgagctaaattggtggttcttttcgagtgcacatatgatcgcaccccacattggggaaggagattgggaaattttgaaaaaaaaaagagagagaaaagagaaaagcaaaaatgccaaaaggaaagaaaagagggaatcacaaattggagaagtttgaaTTTATCGGGgattcaattttggaaaaagaaagggaagagatttgtccgcgtggatcgccaacgtttcacaaatatggatgaacaagggtcttcctcaatcagttaattcagatacatgccaaaaatttcccattaacgaaagtttcctttcggagttattgtaaggaacggaatacaagtcaggccatcttcttttccaatcaaacattctatccctagctatcctttttgagccttcagaataaattatttcgtttggcaacccctgagaatcgcaaaccccacactgggggcaagtttgtgttgaaaaagaaaatttcaaaaagtgaaaagcaacaaaatcaaaagcaaaagaagaaaagagaacctcagttcaaaaataaactggggcaaatttcaaagaatggcaaaaagccgaaaaggcaaaagaaaagaaaatgaaagtgaaaagcctcaattgagcataaattggggcaaattctggtttaaccctaaaatagggttggtaacaatgcgatctcagatttttcaaactgcttttgaaatctgccttcaagccttaacttgcCTAAACACCCcgcctgaccccattacaaaagccaaaagtcctgacttctgttctttgcaatggccttgtcaaggaaatctctgatgccggaaattttagctgtatttctgaattgattgggtgtgaggttgacactgctcttcatatgaaaccccgcgagggcaattttgaaaaaaagagaaaaaaaaggggaaaaagcgagcgaatgcaaaagaaaaatgcaaaaagatttgatgctgaaagtccctggtgaatgatgagggaaaagtcaaaatccaaaatcttgaaatccaaaaTGAGGgaaatttttgaggaaaatgcgatcttcggtgcagtGTCCTTGAACGACTTATCTTTTAACTCTcgtttcaagccaaattacaagctaataaagtccatcgttgacttattctttcatgacaatccaaagtgacgattatgctcgtaagaaatccatcaatcatttgtgatcatgggagtataaccagttttcaccggtttagctatcgtttctacccattttgttgcaagcctgtcaagcttgtatgttgactcaGTTTTCTTGGCatataagggtgacaaactattttgcTTTCATGAAGACGTGATATCGAATGAGCACAAAatgagacaaatcttgacctcccatcttcctttagccatttccaaatcaaaaaatatagtcacttgattggtcctgacagatgagccaacaagaaaggGTCACCCACTACCcaaagcaccgatgctaaaagtgagggagaaatcttcttgaatttggtgttatctTGGAAATATTCATCATGAATTTTGctatatgagtttaagcaagacatttcaattttcttcacatgctatgcttactttgttcaaacaaatggagcgtcatccaagcaaaatttttgaagtcaagtgggcccatactggggcaaatatttttgtagtccaattgaggatttcgtctaagaatcaaataatgcatttttcaaatcaatcatgctgcccttttcatgcaaattagagtgcatgtaagccccctgtgcaggtattcaaagttgaaatcgacgaaagagcatctgggGATGTGGAAGgacgatgccgaagaaagaaagggccctacactggggcaaattatttttgaaaaagattctttcgaaaagtcaaaaaatcaaaaaatcaaaaaatcaaggaaaaaagagaggaaaaatctgaaaaaaatcaaaaaaaatcaaaaatcaaatcaagttcatcacggcaggctcgggtttgatcccaccgTCCGATTGTCgagacatttcattttcttcgccgctaaacatgggtcagtcccactagcgcgcgtttcattgccattaaacatgggtcagtcccactaacgcgcatttcttgtattttgccactaaacatgggttagtcccactagtgtgcattttgttttctttgccgctaaacatgggtcagtcccactagcgcgcgtttcattctcattgccgttaaacatgggtcagtcccactaacgtgcattttatgttccattgccactaaacatgggttagtcccactagtgtgcattttgttttctttgccgctaaacatgggtcagtcccactagcgcgcgtttctttctcattgccgttaaacatgggtcagtcccactaacgtgcatttcttgtattttgccactaaacatgggttagtcccactagtgtgcattttgttttctttgccgctaaacatgggtcagtcccactagcgcgcgtttcattctcattgccgttaaacatgggtcagtcccactaacgtgcattttatgttccattgccactaaacatgggttagtcccactagtgtgcattttgttttctttgccgctaaacatgggtcagtcccactagcgcgcgtttctttctcattgccgttaaacatgggtcagtcccactaacgtgcatttcttgtattttgccactaaacatgggttagtcccactagtgtgcattttgttttctttgccgctaaacatgggtcagtcccactagcgcgcgtttctttctcattgccgttaaacatgggtcagtcccactaacgtgcatttcttgtattttgccactaaacatgggttagtcccactagtgtgcattttgttttctttgccgctaaacatgggtcagtcccactagcgcgcgtttctttctcattgccgttaaacatgggtcagtcccactaacgtgcatttcttgtattttgccactaaacatgggttagtcccactagtgtgcattttgttttctttgccgctaaacatgggtcagtcccactagcgcgcgtttcattctcattgccgttaaacatgggtcagtcccactaacgtgcattttatgttccattgccactaaacatgggttagtcccactagtgtgcattttgttttcttcgccgctaaacatgggtcagtccgcAGCTATACGACTTATAGCGCGCCGCTTTCCATtctcattgccgctaaacatggtcAGTCCCCTGAACTAGCGCGCTCATTCCTCAACcacactagtgtgcattttgttttcttcgccgctaaacatgggtcagtcccactagcgcgcgtttcattctcattgccgttaaacatgggtcagtcccactaacgtgcatttcatattccgttgccgctaaacatgggttagtcccactagcgtgcatttcatttttacagccactggagcatgaggtgagtcccgccagCGAGCATTTCacttacatcgctactggaacgtgggtctgtcccaattttacatttctgtccgggtctatcccgtgggtctatcccaattttacatttttgtccgggtctatcccgtaggtctatccccattttaaattcctgttcgggtcagtcccgatttcaaaattcctgttcggatcagtcccgttttaaatttctgttcgggtcagccccgtctaaattcctgttcgggtcagtcccatttaaatttctatctcgggtcagtcccgattttaaaatttcccgtcaggggtcagtccccatcgtttgagtaattcgcagctgaataacacaggtaagttttggtgtctacttctttgtctcaagtttttccaaaactcagacaaagaggggcaaactgtagacaccaaaattttggtgtaatttcatttttagttttttatttgtcatgttcatttttagtttttagtttccagttttatttttatttttaagttttatcatagaatttgttaaaaaaaaaaaagaaagaaaagcattcagtcgtttgtaatttaaattcaatgctttcttgaaagaaaaaaaagaaaaagaggaaaagaaagaaaaatcataaaaaaagaaaaagggaaatttgttcacaaaaatatgtttatttctttaaattcaacctttttgcactttagttatttttattaagttattttgaaaaagaagagaaaaaaggaaaaatgaagaaaatttgaagaatggacatttttgttgtttttagttgtttagtttttaaattattttcgttattattattattacctggtttttgtcaatttgttattattattattatttatattttatcatttctgtatttattaagttgaaagttaaaaaaaaaaaaaaaaaaaaaaaaaaaaaaaaagagtgatacgcggcagcaagctgcgtttttcgcagcttgcaaagaaatgTTCGGCAGCTccttgggctgcaaatatagaagagctggcttgaagtttagggttATCAGgggatataaaaggaaaagaaggggCAGCCGCAGAGGGGGAGCAAGGGAAGAGCTACGGGAGAAGGGAAAAAACGAAAAGAGAGTTTGAGAGAATAGAGGATCGAGGAGAGAAAAAACAGAGAGGCCATGAAGAGTTTCTGAAAGAGAAAaccgagagagagtgtgagataAAGACTAAAGAGAGAGCTGGGGTTGACGGGCTTGAGAAGAGAGCTACGGCAAGCAGAGGGAATGACGGCTGAAACAGGCGGCTGGGTAGAGAGATCAGAAAACAGGAAAAGGAACGGAAAAGGGAGCTTTACAGAAGATTTTCCGACAGGAAAAGGCTGACCTTTTAGCCTCCCTCGGatgcatttttctctttggcTATAGCTTTGTTTGAGGTGATTTAAATTTCTGAATAATCTACGTCATTTGGGGAGGAGATTTAGTGTTGAACATTTCTGGAAAAAACCACTGAAACCCTTGAATCGAAGCTCCAGTTGCGAGCTTGTCCCTGCCGCATGCCGCTGCAACGAAATTTTCTTGGCTTCGTTTCAGCCAACTTCCCCGCTTCATTCTGATCTCCCCAGGGCTCCTCAGGGAGAGATCTCGGTTTCTGGGTAAACTACATCATGGAAGGAACAATTTCTGTTGAGACATCTTGAACGAAAAACAACTGGAAGGGTGTCAAATCTGGCGACAAAGGAGCTGCTCTGCCTCCACTGCACCGAACGAAAACGCAGCAGAAACTTTTGCTTTGGCCCAGCAATTCAGGAAAATTCTGGAATGAATGTTGCAGCAGAAATTTTGCTTCGATCACCTCGCAGACTCCTTATTGGCTTTGATGGATTTTTGTTTAGTTGCATCATGAAGCTGATGATGTTTGTAGTATGTTCCTGATGCATGTGTCTTTCCTGCTGTGTGTATTTTGGGTTACTTCTATAGCCTTAATCTCACCCATAAAATGCTTTACCATTGGCTTTGTTAAAATGAAAGTTTGGAATTCTTGGCTGAAACAAAAAGCTGCGTCCCATTTTTTATGTTTGCTGTCTCCCACGCTCCCCTCAGCGATTCACCAAAGCTGGTTTAGGCATCTATCTTGCTAGTTTTCAGTTTTGTAGCATGAGCTAGGAAGAACAAACCAAAGTTGCTGGATGTTTTGTAGCATGAGCTAGGAAGAACAAACCAAGTTGCTggattttttttagcatttgaatGTTCTtgtttttctggatttttgtgTTCCGAAGAGGGGGAAGAATGTGTGATCTCCTTAAAAGTTTTCTtgtctgtttggattgtgttAGATTAGGCGCTTCATTGCTTGGCTGGAAATTATGAAAGTGCATCAAGTTTGTTACAGAAACTCAAGCTTTCTACGTGGTTGCATGGAATCTGCATGCATGTTGCAAAGAAAAATTGCATTCCAACCCCCCAAGTtcccctttgtttcactatgacccaaccaattgaaaaatttcctcaatttggtctttggcttttaattttacaacttcattgcttgtttgtttcaattgactaccatgcttcgtttcaattgcacttaattcataacattaggggctttatgaccaagtgagcttgtgtttgcctattttctttaattttcccaaataaattggtaccttgacctttttattattttggagggtaaattggTAATTCCACTTCATTGggccccaatttcaagggaggtacactctatccctcacttgcacttcatttgaccctacgtgctcctacgtgttatgtgaatatgcctgcctactccgctttccttacctccttgcctgcatttgcttgtttttacttttatttaagttttatggggtatgtgtacacctcttggcttgtaatagatagggctcggagagcatctggtccatttccccttccccttggttgcttttatttaagttttatggggtatgtgtacacctcttggcttgtaatagatagggctcgtagagcatctggtccatttccccttccccttggttgcttgttttgttgctacatgtttaattgctttagtaggctcttgcatctagtcgagcatgctaagtgctacgtgctacgtgtttacgagcgttttggcatgtctacttgctttcataaccatgaatgaatggaatggatgaatgtacgtcaccacactagtccaatgctagttgtggctcattaggccatccctttttgttagtgcatatttgcatgttcactacatgtcatgcatttttcttagttttatcatttggcatgctcctcgagccccttttccctcattttaggattctttgcatctcatgctagttagggtacatttgcctgaagagtccccttaaatatgggatatagacgagtgtggctttttctaagccttaacacgcttgtattccctctatcaaagggcaaattgagtcacgatttaggtctccccgtacccaatatgcataaatttcctaagctcatgcattctcaatccactctatcattacactttcacttttgtcccatttgcacacatgcacctttttatcaccttcacttgcacacgaacacttttcttgtcttcacttgcacacgaacccttttatcttcacttgcacacgagcatttttatcttcactcgcacacgagtactttcatctacatttgcacaccttcactcttatcttattacttttatcatttttctcacttcacacaaactcacgctttcacatggcatgcattccactcattttttacgtcatttaggtttaggtgtgacctctccaaaaggatcattattgggcttcacaactaatgtgattggcaccactcaacctttgaagagaaatttccccccatacccctaggtctagggttttgcattcatatagacatgtccaacacgcgatacataccttgggtagaaaattagggaaaaattggttcaagtcacgcaactagccttggctaggtcgaaggggtgccttggatttttatccttgccttccccttcgtcaaatgtgacccccgatccctcttttggttacgcagacccaaaagttctcaaaaagggtttatttactttttattcaaaaacaaaaatcatttttgggtgacttggtacaccctaactctataccaagtggcgactccatttttgatacaaaaaacccttttgaacttcacttggccaaatcgtcgcattataagtcccatggccttttacttttcacattgcacaccacacaccacaccaCAACACACCACACTTCGCACAATTCAACTcgaatcaaaaagtggggcgcgacactaaATAAGAGGacattaaaaatttttaaaaatgtaattgtattttttttttaaagaaaatttgctTATCAGCAATCGGTGAATAACAAAATGAATTAAATCAAAGAATAACTCAAAAACACTCGTCTTGACGTGATGGTGGATAACTAAAAATGTTGACTCCAATTTAGCTAAAATTTAGATATAAAGTGGGAAGAATTTGTGCATTTATATTTTACCAAACGATTTTATTCAAATGGTTGAAGCCTTAATTCAATatgcaaaaggaaaaagaattacATAAGCCATTTAATAATTTGAAATATAGAATATAACCACACAAAAACTCCTTAAATTCTTGAAGAACTAAATAAGCTAGGTacctttagttttttttttttttaaaaaaaaaataacacatTTCTTTCTCCTTCAATACAAGCTAtcttcaatttgagaactttaaGACACGGATACTTTGGGATACTGAAAACATGTAATCAACACATTAAAAGAAAAGGCCAATTTTCCTGTTCTTTGCATGACTAAAAAGACAAAAccaacaaacataatttaccttgcagtgaaattactaattgaAAATTAGAATGTAAATTGCATAATATAGCAATTACCCAGTATTAGTATAAAGTATTTTTTAGCAACCTGCTAGCAATAGTTTCAATTACTATTTTTTAGCGTAAAAATACTTCTTTATTGATCGGCAAGAAAGCTCACACAAGCACGAAGCTGCCTTGCAAGTACATTTCAATTTACTATTTAGGCTTCAACCATGTAAAACTAAATTCTCCTGTTACCTTGTTTGCCATAGCCTAGTCAAGATTCATAACCTTCTCCACTCAATTTTTGCAAATGATGCTGAAGTTTCTGAATTTCCCGGGTGGAAATGCAGACTAAAAAGAGGATATCAATGTttttttccatcctacaacTAATCTCGTCTCATGTTAAAAGATTACCTTGAAAGTACAAACCGATTAAGACAAAAATCAGAATTAAAGTTGCATATGGATGTCCCTTAAAGCCAGATGATTTTGACCTggacaagaaagaagaaagaagtaTCAACCATCAGCAGTTTCCAGCACATATATTCTATCAAATTGAACAAGTTTCCATCACATAACAGCCATCAAAAGCCCAAAAGTTGTGTCATTGAATTCCATACTAAAAACCCACAATAGAAATAAGGCTCAGATAAGTTCTCGGCCTAAATGGGAGTAAGTGAACATAAAATAAGCAAAATATGAGGCAGGTATGTGGATGAAGCCAAAGAGCTACAAAATGCTGCTCAAAGACCAAAGATGCAAACAAAAAGAAGCAGTCAGACCTTAACTGAATCATCAGGATTTAATCAATATAGTTTACCTAAAGTGCAAAAGATTTATATTCTACTAGCTGAGGCAAGGTATTCATACCTTGACACTATGGACTGGTGAGTTGTGAGTCCAAATCCAAAAGGGAAAAGTGGATCATAATGGGAATCTCCCACGTTCATTGGAAGTTGGTCAATAGTTCTGAACCAGGTTCTTGGAAGTTTTCCAGTGAACTCATAATCCCCAAAGAGGACATCAGTCACACCTTGACCTTCGGTGCCAGGTAACCAGGCTGCAACCAGTGCATCAATTGAAGAAATATATGGTTCAATCACTATAGGTCGACCAGATACAATGATAACAACACACTTGATGACCCCACAAACATTGATTATCACAGCTGGACCAGGATCTAAAATTGTAAGAGTTTGACTGTCTCCTGCACTCTCTGTGTAAGGAGGTTCTCCGACAACAACAATAGCATAATCGAAGTTGTTGGACTTTACATACTGACTATCAGGATTTTCAAGGTACTCAAGTTCTGTCTCCTTATCAACTGTAGAGTTAATTGCAGCAAGGATTGTTGTTCCTGGAGAATGCAAAAGAGCTATCACTGAATGTACAGCAACTCGTATATAACTAATAGCCTCACTTTAAACCATTATTATATCAGAAATCTGGAACATAATCTTAACTAATGTAATGTGAACTGCATTTCTGACAATTGTCATTGGATATGAGTACAGTATTGTGCGTTGAGGATCTCATTTCAAACAATTTCTAGCCTCCAGTGGTACTGCATAGAGAAGACAATAGGAGCTTGGCTCACTTAAGTACTCAAACATTCTCATGGACTCTCTTTTAAGGACTGTGTCAAAAGCAGGTCCAATCTGCTTCAAGGAGTGACTACAACTATGGAgtaaatgaaacagaaaacaaaattGGTGGACATggagatttttcctttttctcggGGGATGAGGGaaggaggaaggagaggggGAAAGTAAAACGGAAACATTAGGAGGTCTTTGAAATTGGATTCACACAGTAGCTTTAGCACTTCCTTGGTGAAACCTTCCTCCAGTTCGAATTAAAACTGATGTCCTTTTAATAGGTTTGTAGCAAATGGAAGTTCAAACACTAAGGACCTCTCTTAAAACACCATGGTTTATAGATAGCAGTTGCACATACCTCTTGTGTAATTATTGCCACTAAATCCTTGCCAGCTTATTGTCCATCCACCACATTGGTAACCCAAGTTATCTGCATGGCTACCAGCAACTAAAATTTTTGATGCTTTCTTGGCAAGAGGAATTAAAGGATCAGTCTCATTTTTCCCATTCTTAAGCAGAACAAGAGATTTTCTAACAGCTTCCCTTGCCAAATTTCTGTGCTCCTGTTAAAACCAAAGCATATTCAGTCAGGCTTATAGATGATTCAAACTGTGACACTTTTGGGAAGCAAACAAGAAGTTAAAAGGTGAGATGCTTTTCTGGATGGAAATGTGTTAAAAGGAATAAAAACTTGGACTTGACAGCTGATGAGAGCTTCACTGCAGAgatgttttaaaattttagatTAGTTATTTCTGGATTGTAAAGTTAGTTCTGCCTGAATTAATAAATGTCTTTGAAGGCAGAAAGCTTGAAACCTTTGTAAATCTACAGAGAAGGGGAAAGCACAAAGCACAAGACATTGGATGTGCTTAGAGAAAAAAGATTGTCGTACCTGTTTCCCAACTTCATTGGTTAAACTAAGATCAGCAAGGGGATCCTCAAAGAGTCCCAAGGTAAACTTTACCAGTAAAATCCTCTCTACAGCATCATCAATGCGATCCATTGGTATAAATTTGTTCTTCACCAGGTGAGTGAGATCATCAATGAACTCAGTATAATTAAAAGGGATCATAACCTGTAAAAGATGAATGCAGCGCATACCCCAGTTTTAATGGAATGCTAGAGTTTATATATAGTTATTGACCAATTTGGTCTCTACATGACATCTGAAAAGAAAGAGGTGCTTACCATGTCAATGCCTGCCAATATACTAGCCTCAACAGAGTAGGTGTAATTTGCATGTGGTGGTGAAGTGATCCTGTCAATGCCTTCCCAATCTGAGATGACGAAACCCTGGTGACTCATTAAAAGCAATCAGTGAAGTGAAGCTACCACAAAATTCTAAAGTTGGAAGTAAGAATCACACAGTGGAAGCTATAATCTTAGTAAGTAATAGAAGATGATGTTTACAAAGCAAACAACAATAAAATGGGGTAATCATGAATGTCAGTAATAAGAAGAACAAAGTAACAATGCTATCTTTAAAGATCACTCTGAAAGCACATCActtaattttaaaactattttctATTTCATCCTACCAATGTGCACTCTTCCTTTCTATTTTATTAATTTCTGCCATTTTTTATTACTATTAAACTAATTCATTCAAATAGCTAAAGACAAAATCTAAGACCAAGTTTAATGAAAGAGAACAAAGTCACAGTTCTATAAGAAGTACAATCAGGCATTAGAAAATAATAGAATGAAGAACTACACTTGTGCAGACATAACAGGTTAAAATAGAGAGATTTAAGTTTCAACCAAATTAAAACACATCCAGTTTCATCTTTCAAATCTAGTTTGCCCAAAGAACAGCAATCTGAAAATGGCATATCTTAGTCATTATACACCTGACTCATCAATAACTCAAATACTTTCAACCATGTTTATCTCTTATAATATCTGCACCAAAATAACTACGAGTTGTACACAATATTTTACCAAAAACATCAATTTTATGTCCAACGACTATCATTACCTATTAAACCTGTCAAAACACTACAATTTCTACCAATAAAGAGCAACCGTCCACAGTGGTGCAACACCAAGCAACACACCATATTGCAAATCTAATACATGAATGTGGCAGTATTGCAGACACCCTTAATGCCCATATCCAATTAAATGTACTGCCACAGAGTTGAAACATTAAGACCTGCATCTCTACATCACTCAACTCAAGCAGGAAGCAACCTGTCACCCTACCAGAGACTCAACCACCACTATCTCAACCAACATAAAGgacaattaaacatgtaaacaagATTGAATTCAATGAATCAATTGAGCTAATTACATGCCAACTGTTGTGTCTTCCATCAATGAGTTTAGGACCATGTTGATTTCTCAAGAGAAAGAGATGTAGGCAGAAAGAATTGGCGGAGTGCAGGTATACAGCTGTTCAGGACAGCATTTAAAGACAATGCAATCAAGTAAAAACAGATACTGTATTCTACCAGCAATTTCAAAAACTTTGCATGTAGTCTGTAACTCTGTATATTCAACTCCAAGCACATTTTCACTAGTGTACATAACGGTTACTGCAAAGTTCATCATTTCTGTCtaacaaaattgataatcaATACATTCTACTagcaatttcaaaaaatttgcaCATAGTCTGTAACTCTGTATATTCAACTC
Encoded here:
- the LOC113757551 gene encoding uncharacterized protein LOC113757551 yields the protein MTGGRGGMLWVGLLVLILWSSSNVEGEEYMKYKDPKVPVGVRAKDLLSRMTLEEKIGQMVQIDRSVATPAVMKNYYIGSVLSGGGSTPLPQASAADWVNMVNDFQKGSLSTRLGIPMIYGIDAVHGHNNVFNATIFPHNIGLGAARDPELVRRIGDATALEVRATGIPYVFAPCIAVCRDPRWGRCYESYSEDPKIIREMTDIILGLQGEIPSGSRKGVPYVAGKDKVAACAKHFVGDGGTTKGINENNTLIDRHGLLSIHMPAYYDSIIKGVSTVMISYSSWNGERMHANRDMITGFLKDKIKFKGFVISDWEGIDRITSPPHANYTYSVEASILAGIDMVMIPFNYTEFIDDLTHLVKNKFIPMDRIDDAVERILLVKFTLGLFEDPLADLSLTNEVGKQEHRNLAREAVRKSLVLLKNGKNETDPLIPLAKKASKILVAGSHADNLGYQCGGWTISWQGFSGNNYTRGTTILAAINSTVDKETELEYLENPDSQYVKSNNFDYAIVVVGEPPYTESAGDSQTLTILDPGPAVIINVCGVIKCVVIIVSGRPIVIEPYISSIDALVAAWLPGTEGQGVTDVLFGDYEFTGKLPRTWFRTIDQLPMNVGDSHYDPLFPFGFGLTTHQSIVSRSKSSGFKGHPYATLILIFVLIGLYFQGNLLT